The Streptomyces sp. NBC_01317 genomic interval TTCCAGCTCGGCGAAGTCGGCCTCCGTCTCGCCGGGGAAGCCGACGATGAAGTTCGAGCGCACACCCGCCTGCGGGGCCTTGCCCCGGATGGTCCCGAGCAGTTCCAGGAAGCGCTCGGTGTCCCCGAAGCGCCGCATCGCGCGCAGCACGCCCGGCGCGGAGTGCTGGAAGGACAGGTCGAAGTACGGCGCGACCTTGGGCGTCGACGTCAGGACGTCGATCAGGCCGGGGCGCATCTCGGCCGGCTGGAGGTAGCTGACCCGGATGCGCTCGATGCCGTCGACGGCGGCCAGCTCCGGCAGCAGGGTCTCCAGCAGGCGGATGTCGCCGAGGTCCTTGCCGTACGAGGTGTTGTTCTCGGAGACGAGCATGACTTCCTTGACGCCCTGGTCGGCGAGCCAGCGCGTCTCGGTGAGCACGTCGCTGGGGCGCCGGGAGATGAAGGAGCCGCGGAACGAGGGGATGGCGCAGAAGGAGCAGCGGCGGTCGCAGCCGGAGGCGAGCTTCACGGAGGCGACGGGGCTGGTGTCCAGGCGGCGCCGCAGGGGGGCGCGCGGGCCCGAGGCGGGCGCGAGCCCGGCGGGCAGGTCGGCGGGGAGCGTCTCGGGATCCGGCGCGACAGCGGGGGCCAGGGCCGGCGCCCCGACCGCGGGGGCCGCCGTGGCGACCCCGCCGGCGTGGCCGTGACCGGGCAGGGCCACCCCGGCGGCATCCTGTCGCGCGGCCGGGCTGAGCGGCAGCAGCTTGCGCCGGTCACGGGGCGTGTGCGACGCGTGGATGCCGCCGTTCAGGATCGTCTGGAGCCGGTCCGAGATGTCGGCGTAGTCGTCGAAGCCGAGCACACCGTCCGCCTCGGGCAGGGCCTCGGCCAGCTCCTTGCCGTAACGCTCGGCCATGCAGCCGACGGCGACGACGGCCTGGGTCTTGCCCTGGCCCTTGAGATCGTTGGCTTCCAGCAGGGCGTCGACGGAGTCCTTCTTCGCGGCTTCGACAAATCCGCAGGTGTTGACGACGGCGACGTCCGCGTCCGAGGCGTCCTGGACGAGCTCCCAGCCGTCCGCTGCCAAGCGGCCTGCAAGCTCCTCCGAGTCCACCTCGTTACGGGCGCAGCCAAGAGTGACAAGGGCGACGGTACGGCGTTCGGGCATGGCATCAGACTACTTTGTCCCGGCCGCGGCCCCTGCCGTGCAGGGTGGGTCAGCCGACCTCGGGGTCTCCCTGCGTGTACGAGAGCCGCTCGACCTGCCCGGACTCGAACGCGTCGCTGACCTTCTTGCCGTTGACGAACAGCTCGGTGGCCCCGGCGTTGCCGAGGATCAGGTCGATCTGCTCGTCGTCCTGGAAGGTCTTCGACTCACCCTTGAGGAGGAGCCCGTCGAACAGCAGTTTTCCGTTGTGCGCCTTGGCGGAGATCCAGCTCTTGTCGTCCACGGCGGACAGCTTGACGGTCACCTTGTCGCGCGGCGCCGCCGCGATGGCGCTGTCCGAGGGGACGGGCTTGGGGTCGGCGCTCTTGGTGGCCGTGGGCTTGGCGTTGGTCT includes:
- the rimO gene encoding 30S ribosomal protein S12 methylthiotransferase RimO gives rise to the protein MPERRTVALVTLGCARNEVDSEELAGRLAADGWELVQDASDADVAVVNTCGFVEAAKKDSVDALLEANDLKGQGKTQAVVAVGCMAERYGKELAEALPEADGVLGFDDYADISDRLQTILNGGIHASHTPRDRRKLLPLSPAARQDAAGVALPGHGHAGGVATAAPAVGAPALAPAVAPDPETLPADLPAGLAPASGPRAPLRRRLDTSPVASVKLASGCDRRCSFCAIPSFRGSFISRRPSDVLTETRWLADQGVKEVMLVSENNTSYGKDLGDIRLLETLLPELAAVDGIERIRVSYLQPAEMRPGLIDVLTSTPKVAPYFDLSFQHSAPGVLRAMRRFGDTERFLELLGTIRGKAPQAGVRSNFIVGFPGETEADFAELERFLTGARLDAIGVFGYSDEDGTEAATYGDKLDQDVIDERLAHLSRLAEELTAQRAEERLGESLEVLVESVAPESGDDSEEAAVGRAAHQAPETDGQVIFTSATGLRPGRMVEAKVVGTQGVDLVVEYCDFPGDDPRTPGEEAAR